The genome window TGTCTCATTCACCTCGCTTTTCTTAACTTCCGCTGGGAATAATTATTGATCAGCGTCTTTTTCGCCATGTGGGCGACTTACAGTCATAAGGAGACGCAGTCGTGTTTAAAAAGCGAGAACAAGGCAGTTCTCTGGCTTGATACCGATAAGAGCTATTTTATATAATGCTACTTTCGGATTTGGAAACAAGCTTGCCAGCTTTTGGATTGGTAATTTATTCTTAACTTGTTTAACTTCTTATCCACCCTACCTTCCCACATAACACAGGGTTGGAAAATATACGAGCATTGACAAGGAATGGAGAAAATAAGAAAGGAGTAGGCTTTTTGGCGGAATTACAGTCCTAGAGGCCTAGGTCTTATGGAGGGTCTTCGACTTACGGAGATGAAAATCCGACACCGTTGAAATAAGCGTTGTTATTAATTGTACAGGATAATTGTTGCATTTTCTATTTGAAAGAGGGCATAGACAGGTCATGCATGCTTTATTAgtattcttgtttttattagtATGCTGAAAACGCGTATGAAATATATGTGTAGTGAAGTTTGTTGTACAAAAATGTCAGACCAAGTTCGCTGTTGTGCGACTGTGCGGTGCTGCGTGGCCCAAGGTTTTCTATGGTTGCACAAAtacatgtgtccttgggcaagacacttaacggcagttgctccaacccagtggtcactaatgagttgcccaaattatcagccatacataaaaaaatccgaaGACATAagtaatcactcacaaagtaacatacatggtaactcgtaagctggcacgaggtgtatgaaaccgaacacatGTGTTGTAACCATACCCATATGACTCtggttgtaacgactgtcatttccggccatgcaaggataaaatgagttccattcattcattcattcattcattcattcagtacCCTATTGGCTTTTTTAACTCTGTTACACATacaatgaaacagaacacccgttgtgttatatataaatgttgtcAGTGCCCGATACTCAAAGGTAAAACAAGAGTCACAGATTTATTTATAGCTTTGATcgtaatgttttaataaaatgctcGATAAGAAAATATGTTCTCACATTCTTTCAAGAATCAAGTAGGAAGTATGTATCTATGAACAAAAATGTCTACGTAATCGTTTGACGTGCATCGTGTATTTACATTCTGTCATTGCACTGAATTGAAACATTCTCAATAACAGGAGCATATCAAATTTAACAGGCGCAGTTCGGCAGTTTCAGAAGAGTGTTTCACAGTCGAAATGTATCCAGTTATCAAGGTTATTGTTGTACTGTTCAGTTTAAAGTACTTCGTTACCGGAGGTATATGTTAATGTAACTTTTGACACaaagattataaaatatagtttattttgtagtaaaatggGAGACAATGGGACAcagtttcattcttttttctcgcttatttggtagttaacaaagaacgtttaaataattttaaaaccgtatatcctcacgactcctattgaccgttgttaattgtttaaaacactagggatatttggatattatgtactaaaggtgtcccgtcttttcccaccctactatatacactacttttaaaattctaaGATTTCAATAAATTTGAGAGTGACCGTCGGCAAATACATTTTTTCCTTTCAGAATACTCTCGAGGAACAAGTAAAATTGGAAGCTCATCTTCAAGAGCGGCAAGAAAATTAGTGAATGTTGCGTACATGAAGTGTTTTGATGAGGTTCCAAATTACGTGAAAGCTACTGTGAAGCCGAGTGACTCGTCTCTACCACATCAGTTCAACCTTACTGTCAAACGAGTGGAGAAATATAGTTTCTTGGTTGAAATATTGCGCACAGATCTCGACTCTGGATGGGAAGAATTATCACTCACAGTACATTGGACAGCAGTAATGAAAGCGAGGTAATTGATATAttacatgaatgtaacttgctttatcctcgcgaacga of Ciona intestinalis unplaced genomic scaffold, KH HT000936.1, whole genome shotgun sequence contains these proteins:
- the LOC113475559 gene encoding uncharacterized protein LOC113475559; protein product: MYPVIKVIVVLFSLKYFVTGEYSRGTSKIGSSSSRAARKLVNVAYMKCFDEVPNYVKATVKPSDSSLPHQFNLTVKRVEKYSFLVEILRTDLDSGWEELSLTVHWTAVMKAR